The following coding sequences lie in one Sphingobium sp. KCTC 72723 genomic window:
- a CDS encoding transposase, whose translation MLIWLARQYDVSTALVYTWRRKAEMQAAASPAEVGFVEAVVLDEAGGNQLSSAPAVVVDLPGGRRVNIFASAPPDVAAAVLKALIR comes from the coding sequence ATGCTGATCTGGTTAGCCCGGCAGTATGATGTGTCGACGGCGTTGGTTTACACTTGGCGCCGCAAAGCTGAAATGCAGGCCGCTGCGTCGCCGGCGGAGGTCGGCTTCGTCGAAGCTGTCGTGCTTGACGAGGCAGGCGGCAACCAGTTGTCATCTGCGCCAGCTGTTGTGGTGGATTTGCCTGGCGGGCGACGCGTGAACATCTTCGCCTCGGCGCCGCCGGATGTGGCCGCTGCTGTTCTGAAGGCGCTGATCCGATGA
- a CDS encoding aromatic ring-hydroxylating oxygenase subunit alpha yields the protein MGAAHHSVSEPQAAPAIWPKNAWYVACTPDEIDGKPLGRMICGERIAFFRNQDGEASAVEDFCPHRGAPLSLGFVRDGNLVCGYHGLAMGCKGQAVDMPGQRVKGFPPIRHFAVIERYGFIWIWPGRADEADPAKLHHLHWAEDAGWAYGGGMFHIQCDYRLMIDNLMDLTHETYVHSSSIGQKEIDEAPVKTRVEGNEVHTSRTMEGIKAPPFWQMALRGAGLPGDADVDRWQICRFSLPSHVMIEVGVALAGTGGYDAEIANKASSIVVDFITPETETSHWYFWGMARQFAIDDARLTDTVREGQNTIFSEDLEMLERQQQNLSLYPDRRLLKLNIDAGGVRSRMMIDHAIAQESSDHLSCEEA from the coding sequence ATGGGCGCCGCGCATCATTCCGTTTCCGAACCGCAAGCCGCACCGGCCATCTGGCCGAAAAATGCCTGGTATGTGGCCTGCACGCCCGATGAAATTGACGGCAAGCCGCTGGGACGGATGATCTGTGGCGAACGCATCGCCTTCTTCCGTAATCAGGATGGCGAAGCCTCTGCCGTGGAGGATTTTTGCCCGCATCGCGGCGCGCCACTGTCGCTGGGTTTCGTGCGCGACGGCAATCTGGTCTGCGGCTATCATGGCCTTGCGATGGGGTGCAAGGGGCAGGCGGTCGACATGCCCGGCCAGCGGGTCAAGGGCTTTCCGCCGATCCGCCATTTCGCCGTCATAGAACGCTATGGCTTCATCTGGATATGGCCTGGGCGGGCTGACGAAGCCGATCCCGCGAAACTGCACCATCTCCATTGGGCGGAGGATGCAGGCTGGGCCTATGGCGGCGGCATGTTCCACATCCAATGCGATTATCGCCTGATGATCGACAATTTGATGGACCTGACGCACGAAACCTATGTCCATTCCTCCAGCATCGGACAGAAAGAAATCGACGAAGCGCCGGTCAAGACGCGCGTGGAGGGAAACGAAGTCCATACCAGCCGCACCATGGAGGGGATCAAGGCACCGCCCTTCTGGCAGATGGCGCTGCGCGGCGCGGGATTGCCGGGCGACGCCGATGTCGATCGCTGGCAGATATGTCGTTTCTCGCTGCCCAGCCATGTCATGATCGAAGTCGGCGTCGCTCTGGCCGGGACGGGCGGTTATGATGCGGAGATCGCCAACAAGGCATCGAGCATCGTCGTCGATTTCATCACGCCCGAAACCGAAACCTCGCACTGGTATTTCTGGGGCATGGCGCGGCAATTCGCGATCGATGACGCCAGGCTGACCGACACGGTCCGTGAGGGGCAGAACACAATATTTAGCGAGGATCTCGAGATGCTCGAACGGCAGCAGCAGAATCTGTCGCTCTATCCCGACCGCCGCCTGCTCAAGCTCAATATCGACGCAGGCGGCGTGCGTTCGCGGATGATGATCGACCACGCCATTGCTCAGGAAAGTAGTGACCATCTCTCTTGTGAGGAGGCGTAG
- a CDS encoding GntR family transcriptional regulator codes for MEKRIKPGQKVIVALRGMIASGELRDGERIGEIATAERLGVSRMPVRTALRALEQEGLVVKLGARGYAARGITAVQVEGAIEVRGALEGLAAHRLALRGLDRATDKALALCLTEGDALFAKGHLAEGDLERFYTYNLRFHDLLTQACGNPAIGIALSRNNHLPFASAAALALDWDDLIAEYDHLIGAHREHHAVVDAIRDRRAKDAEGLMRAHAHAATGSSRIFERLGTEMTPS; via the coding sequence ATGGAGAAACGCATCAAGCCCGGCCAAAAAGTGATCGTCGCGCTGCGCGGCATGATCGCGTCGGGCGAACTGCGCGATGGCGAGAGAATCGGCGAAATCGCGACCGCCGAAAGGCTGGGCGTTTCGCGGATGCCGGTGCGCACGGCGCTGCGCGCGCTGGAGCAGGAAGGGCTGGTCGTGAAGCTGGGCGCGCGCGGCTATGCGGCGCGCGGTATAACCGCCGTGCAGGTCGAAGGGGCAATCGAAGTGCGCGGCGCTCTGGAAGGGCTAGCGGCGCACAGGCTGGCGCTGCGCGGGCTGGACCGGGCAACGGACAAGGCGTTGGCGCTGTGCCTGACGGAGGGCGACGCGCTGTTTGCCAAGGGGCATCTGGCCGAAGGCGATCTGGAGCGATTTTATACCTATAATCTACGGTTCCACGATTTGTTGACGCAGGCATGTGGCAATCCGGCGATCGGCATCGCCCTGTCGCGCAACAATCACCTGCCCTTCGCGTCGGCTGCGGCGCTGGCGCTGGACTGGGATGATCTGATCGCGGAATATGATCATCTGATCGGCGCCCATCGCGAACATCATGCCGTCGTTGATGCCATTCGCGACCGACGCGCCAAGGACGCCGAAGGTTTGATGCGCGCCCATGCCCATGCCGCCACCGGAAGCAGTCGCATATTCGAACGGCTGGGCACGGAAATGACGCCGTCCTGA
- a CDS encoding alpha/beta hydrolase gives MTRSKTILLVHGAWLNASSWDAVKARYEARGYTVIAPDWPLDDRDPAALRASPHRGLRKIGQREIVAHYEAIIRALPEEPILIGHSVGAVFVQHLMDRGLGVAGVVIHPAPTPGIALYPHAIVSALPVFLDPFSRNRVKHMSRRFFARRFAQTVAADEADALYDRFIVPTPGRVYWDGVIKPMTIDWSNPARAPMLLIGGGKDLIADAAMTRAIFTRQKRAPALTEYQEFPGRSHWTLLDSGWEDVADLAIDWAERHQRESEAFRGS, from the coding sequence ATGACCCGATCGAAAACCATTCTGCTCGTCCACGGCGCCTGGCTCAATGCCAGCAGTTGGGACGCCGTGAAGGCCCGGTACGAGGCGCGCGGATATACGGTCATCGCGCCCGACTGGCCGCTTGATGATCGCGACCCCGCCGCCCTGCGCGCAAGCCCGCATCGGGGCCTGCGCAAGATTGGCCAGCGGGAGATCGTCGCCCATTATGAGGCGATCATTCGCGCCCTGCCGGAGGAACCGATATTGATTGGTCATTCGGTTGGCGCTGTTTTCGTCCAGCATCTGATGGACCGGGGACTTGGCGTGGCGGGCGTGGTCATCCATCCGGCACCGACGCCCGGCATAGCGCTCTATCCCCATGCCATTGTGTCTGCCCTTCCCGTTTTCCTCGACCCGTTCAGCCGGAACAGAGTGAAGCACATGTCGCGCCGCTTTTTCGCGCGGCGATTTGCCCAGACTGTTGCGGCGGACGAAGCCGACGCCCTGTATGACCGTTTCATCGTGCCTACGCCGGGACGAGTCTATTGGGATGGCGTCATCAAGCCGATGACGATCGACTGGAGCAATCCGGCCAGGGCGCCGATGCTGCTGATCGGCGGCGGGAAGGATCTGATTGCGGATGCCGCGATGACCCGCGCCATTTTTACCCGGCAGAAGCGAGCGCCTGCATTGACCGAATATCAGGAATTTCCGGGTCGTTCGCACTGGACATTGCTTGACAGCGGATGGGAGGATGTTGCCGATCTGGCGATCGACTGGGCCGAGCGTCACCAGCGGGAAAGTGAAGCGTTTAGAGGGAGTTGA
- a CDS encoding SDR family NAD(P)-dependent oxidoreductase: MTKGTFLITGASDGIGAVYADRLARRGHDLILVARRADKLAALAQKLTVETGVCVETMSADLSAPDGLAAVEARLRGDATITGLVNNAGIAGETTLVDADSAYLTGMISLNILAVTRLTAAIAPRLTALGAGTIINMTSVTALMPDGFTTVYPASKAFVLAFTEALQGELGAKGVRVQAVLPGITRTAIWDDAQLAHIPADMVMEVDDMVDAAMAGLDLGETITIPALPDIADLDAYLAARAALRPNLSRNHAAARYTA; the protein is encoded by the coding sequence ATGACCAAAGGCACTTTCCTCATCACTGGCGCGTCCGACGGCATCGGCGCTGTCTATGCCGACCGTCTGGCCCGGCGCGGCCATGATCTGATCCTTGTCGCGCGCCGTGCCGACAAATTGGCGGCGCTGGCGCAAAAGTTGACCGTTGAAACGGGCGTTTGCGTTGAGACGATGAGCGCCGACCTGTCTGCGCCGGACGGTCTTGCCGCAGTGGAGGCGCGGTTGCGCGGTGACGCGACGATTACCGGGCTGGTCAACAATGCCGGCATCGCGGGCGAAACGACGCTGGTCGATGCGGACTCGGCCTATCTGACGGGGATGATCAGCCTCAATATCCTGGCGGTAACGCGCCTGACTGCTGCCATCGCGCCGCGCCTGACGGCGCTGGGCGCTGGCACGATCATCAACATGACGTCGGTGACCGCGTTGATGCCCGATGGCTTCACCACCGTCTATCCCGCCAGCAAAGCCTTTGTCCTTGCCTTTACCGAAGCGTTGCAGGGAGAATTGGGGGCAAAGGGCGTGCGGGTGCAGGCCGTGCTGCCCGGCATCACACGCACCGCCATCTGGGACGATGCGCAACTTGCCCATATTCCGGCCGACATGGTGATGGAGGTGGATGATATGGTCGATGCTGCCATGGCGGGCCTTGATCTGGGTGAGACGATCACCATTCCCGCGCTGCCCGATATTGCCGATCTCGACGCCTATCTGGCGGCGCGCGCGGCCCTGCGCCCCAACCTGTCCCGCAATCATGCTGCTGCGCGCTACACCGCCTGA
- a CDS encoding MFS transporter, producing MIPDTPHAVSREFALGWPSVLIAALAISVGMTGIGFYSLGLFVKPLQAEFGWSRAAVSGAATFQQFGIFLSAPIIGRLADRIGARTIAIASYIATPLALIALAQAGPSIPAWYG from the coding sequence ATGATCCCAGATACTCCTCACGCCGTCAGCCGGGAATTTGCGCTTGGCTGGCCGTCCGTCCTCATCGCGGCGCTGGCGATCAGCGTGGGCATGACTGGCATCGGCTTCTATTCCCTCGGCCTCTTCGTAAAGCCCTTGCAGGCCGAATTTGGCTGGAGCCGGGCCGCGGTTTCGGGCGCAGCAACCTTTCAGCAATTCGGCATTTTCCTGTCCGCGCCGATCATCGGCAGGCTGGCCGACCGGATCGGCGCGCGAACCATCGCCATTGCCAGCTATATCGCCACGCCACTGGCGCTGATTGCTCTGGCGCAGGCCGGGCCGTCCATTCCGGCATGGTATGGATAG
- a CDS encoding SDR family NAD(P)-dependent oxidoreductase, producing MNLFDLTGQVALVTGSTRGIGLAIARALQSHGAQVVISSEDAADCARVANDHGTMGIAADVADDAQLAALVDGTITQFGHLDILVCNAGITGRAGPFAAIDMADYARVMAINLRSQVLLCNLALPHMAQRGGGAAILVSSLSGLRGNGMINAYALAKAAVAQLARNMAVEWGPRNIRVNALSPGLIRTELSAPLLANEAFMARRMQMTPLRRPGEMEEVAGAAIFLAARAGGFVTGHNLVVDGGTRITDGS from the coding sequence TTGAACCTGTTCGACCTGACCGGCCAGGTCGCGCTGGTCACCGGATCGACGCGCGGCATTGGGCTGGCCATCGCGCGTGCGCTCCAGTCGCACGGCGCGCAGGTGGTGATCTCCAGCGAGGATGCCGCCGATTGCGCCCGCGTCGCCAATGACCATGGCACAATGGGGATTGCGGCGGACGTTGCCGACGACGCGCAACTTGCCGCCTTGGTCGATGGCACGATCACCCAATTCGGGCATCTTGACATCCTCGTCTGCAACGCAGGCATCACCGGGCGGGCAGGGCCATTCGCCGCGATCGACATGGCCGACTATGCCCGTGTGATGGCGATCAACCTGCGCAGTCAGGTGCTGCTATGCAATCTCGCCTTGCCGCATATGGCGCAACGGGGCGGGGGGGCGGCCATTCTGGTTTCCAGCCTGTCGGGGCTGCGCGGCAATGGCATGATCAACGCCTATGCACTGGCCAAGGCCGCCGTGGCGCAACTCGCACGCAATATGGCAGTCGAATGGGGACCGCGCAATATCCGGGTCAATGCCCTGTCGCCGGGCCTCATCCGCACCGAACTGTCCGCGCCCCTGCTCGCCAATGAAGCCTTCATGGCGCGGCGGATGCAGATGACGCCGCTGCGCCGCCCCGGTGAGATGGAGGAGGTTGCCGGTGCCGCCATCTTCCTGGCCGCGCGCGCCGGGGGATTTGTCACCGGCCATAATCTGGTCGTGGATGGTGGAACACGCATCACCGATGGCAGCTGA
- a CDS encoding cupin domain-containing protein, giving the protein MTELSDSGLPPVQRVVTGHDVDGRAIFKSEDITPTRMIPSGDASFLLLWTTPTVPADNNDETDGRLRDAGLTLNRGSVIRIVDMLPGKQSPMHRTNSIDYGIVMSGEIELELDDGQVTTVREGGIIVQRGTNHLWRNVTDTPCRIAFILIEAPAYLHDGQPLPEDKPEDKH; this is encoded by the coding sequence ATGACCGAACTAAGCGATTCAGGCCTGCCCCCGGTCCAGCGCGTCGTCACCGGCCATGATGTCGATGGCCGCGCCATCTTCAAATCGGAAGATATAACGCCGACCCGGATGATCCCGTCGGGCGATGCGTCCTTCCTGCTGCTCTGGACGACGCCGACCGTCCCTGCGGACAATAATGACGAAACCGACGGCCGGCTGCGCGACGCTGGCCTGACTCTCAACCGGGGATCGGTGATCCGCATCGTGGACATGCTGCCCGGCAAGCAATCGCCGATGCACCGCACCAACAGCATCGACTATGGCATCGTCATGTCGGGCGAAATCGAACTGGAACTGGACGATGGTCAGGTGACGACGGTGCGCGAAGGCGGCATCATCGTCCAGCGCGGCACCAACCATCTATGGCGCAATGTCACCGACACGCCGTGCCGCATCGCGTTCATCCTGATCGAGGCACCCGCCTATCTGCATGATGGCCAGCCGTTGCCGGAGGATAAGCCGGAGGATAAGCATTGA
- a CDS encoding fumarylacetoacetate hydrolase family protein, giving the protein MRLATRRDGSRDGRLILLSSDGSHFADAPVATLQAAMEAWADVHPALSAIADFPHPLDPATLAAPLPRAWQWLDGSAFESHGALMDKVLGVVPEKTGRPLMYQGVSDHFYGPLDDVPMPDEALGIDFEGEFGVIVDAVPMGVTPDQAMAYIRLIVQINDWSLRALAGPEMKSGFGWVQAKPPCTMAPFAVTPDELGDQWRDGRVCMDLLVDWNGTRFGAANGEPMGFGFHDLVAHAARTRPLVAGTVIGSGTVSNPDFRRVGSSCIAERRGIEIVDEGAARTPFMRFGDRVRMEGRLPDGRALFGIIDQQVVAYAGASS; this is encoded by the coding sequence ATGCGGCTCGCAACGCGCAGGGATGGCAGCAGGGATGGGCGGCTGATCCTGCTATCGTCCGATGGCAGCCATTTTGCCGACGCCCCGGTCGCCACGCTTCAGGCGGCGATGGAGGCGTGGGCTGATGTTCATCCCGCCCTGTCCGCAATTGCCGACTTCCCGCATCCGCTCGACCCCGCCACGCTCGCCGCGCCCCTGCCGCGTGCCTGGCAATGGCTCGACGGATCCGCATTCGAAAGCCATGGCGCGCTGATGGACAAGGTGCTGGGCGTCGTGCCGGAAAAGACCGGCCGCCCGCTGATGTATCAGGGGGTGTCTGACCATTTCTATGGCCCGCTGGACGATGTTCCCATGCCTGACGAGGCGCTGGGCATAGATTTCGAGGGCGAGTTCGGCGTCATCGTAGACGCGGTGCCAATGGGCGTCACGCCGGACCAGGCAATGGCGTATATCCGCCTGATCGTCCAGATCAACGACTGGTCGCTACGCGCACTTGCCGGGCCGGAAATGAAAAGCGGCTTTGGTTGGGTGCAGGCCAAGCCGCCCTGCACCATGGCTCCGTTCGCGGTAACCCCCGACGAACTGGGCGACCAGTGGCGCGACGGGCGCGTTTGCATGGACCTGCTGGTCGACTGGAACGGCACCCGCTTCGGCGCCGCCAATGGCGAACCGATGGGTTTTGGCTTTCATGATCTGGTTGCCCACGCCGCGCGCACCCGCCCGCTGGTCGCTGGAACCGTGATCGGGTCCGGTACGGTATCGAACCCCGATTTCCGGCGGGTCGGCTCCTCCTGCATTGCCGAGCGGCGCGGGATCGAGATTGTGGACGAAGGCGCGGCCCGCACGCCCTTCATGCGCTTTGGCGACCGTGTCCGCATGGAAGGACGGCTGCCGGACGGTCGCGCGCTCTTCGGTATCATCGACCAGCAGGTCGTCGCTTATGCAGGAGCATCATCATGA
- a CDS encoding alpha/beta hydrolase codes for MFEPFPGNYVWNLATNLALVCGGNHGEIDEANRPIIEAAKAGADAGSARMFDSWIAVADQVAANAAADEAAGYALSAGTKYLRASGYYLAAERMQSRDYAPRWAAYDRGLDLYAKGAALRGLHVDRVEIAYEGSAYPALFVHDGSGTARPALVSVNGLDSMKEQVNMAGHGAANLERGINTLFVDQPGTGEALRKRGLTAVFDAERWGSPAFDYLLTRSDVIHDRIGIFGLSFGGYHAPRIAANDPRYALCAVMGANHVWGQRQRERVANEGENPVPHYWDHVMWVFGIDNQADFLTYADQITLDGQVEKIRMPFLITHGENDRQIPAFNAHLSYDQAVNSTKRTLRMFTKADFEVEHCGADNGTGMRDYIADWCAATFAEMG; via the coding sequence ATGTTCGAGCCATTCCCCGGAAATTATGTCTGGAACCTGGCCACCAATCTGGCGCTGGTATGTGGCGGCAATCATGGCGAGATTGACGAAGCGAACCGGCCGATCATTGAGGCGGCCAAGGCCGGGGCGGACGCGGGCAGCGCGCGGATGTTCGATAGCTGGATCGCGGTCGCCGATCAGGTCGCGGCCAATGCGGCGGCGGACGAGGCGGCGGGCTATGCCCTGTCGGCGGGGACCAAATATCTGCGCGCATCGGGCTATTACCTGGCCGCAGAACGGATGCAGAGCCGCGATTATGCGCCACGCTGGGCAGCCTATGACCGGGGGCTGGACCTCTATGCCAAAGGCGCAGCGCTGCGCGGATTGCATGTCGATCGTGTCGAGATAGCCTATGAGGGCAGCGCCTACCCTGCCCTGTTCGTTCATGACGGATCGGGAACGGCGCGCCCCGCTCTGGTGTCGGTCAATGGCCTGGATTCGATGAAGGAGCAGGTCAATATGGCCGGTCATGGCGCGGCCAATCTGGAGCGGGGGATCAACACCCTGTTCGTCGATCAGCCCGGCACCGGCGAGGCGTTGCGCAAGCGCGGGCTGACAGCGGTGTTCGACGCGGAACGGTGGGGATCGCCCGCGTTCGACTATCTTCTCACCCGGTCCGACGTGATCCATGACAGGATCGGCATATTCGGCCTGTCCTTCGGCGGCTATCATGCGCCGCGCATCGCCGCCAATGATCCGCGCTATGCGCTGTGCGCGGTGATGGGCGCGAACCATGTCTGGGGCCAGCGCCAGCGCGAGCGCGTCGCCAATGAAGGCGAAAATCCGGTGCCTCATTATTGGGACCATGTGATGTGGGTGTTCGGCATCGACAATCAGGCGGATTTCCTGACCTATGCCGACCAGATCACATTGGACGGGCAGGTGGAAAAGATCCGTATGCCGTTCCTGATCACCCATGGCGAAAATGACCGGCAGATCCCGGCGTTTAATGCGCATCTGAGTTATGATCAGGCGGTCAACAGTACCAAGCGGACGTTGCGGATGTTCACCAAAGCGGATTTCGAGGTCGAGCATTGTGGCGCGGACAATGGCACCGGGATGCGCGACTATATCGCCGACTGGTGCGCGGCGACCTTTGCGGAAATGGGCTGA
- a CDS encoding VOC family protein, translating to MADFTFHHGGVSVPSLDAAIDWYGQVLGFEVERRFYIAAARCHAAMVRKGVLRFELFEVEGAAPLPDDRRHPPSDLQTHGNKHVAFRVDDLEAFLVEMKGKGAAIAFVVREAFGKGCFLRDCAGNLIEFVEEADL from the coding sequence ATGGCCGATTTCACCTTTCATCATGGCGGGGTGAGCGTTCCCAGCCTGGACGCGGCGATCGACTGGTATGGCCAGGTGCTGGGATTCGAGGTCGAGAGGCGTTTCTATATCGCGGCGGCACGATGCCATGCGGCGATGGTGCGCAAGGGCGTGCTGCGCTTCGAGCTGTTCGAGGTGGAGGGTGCCGCGCCGCTGCCCGACGACCGGCGGCATCCGCCGTCCGACCTCCAGACCCATGGCAACAAGCATGTCGCCTTTCGCGTCGATGATCTGGAGGCATTTCTGGTCGAGATGAAGGGCAAGGGCGCGGCAATCGCCTTTGTCGTGCGGGAGGCGTTTGGCAAAGGATGCTTCCTGCGCGATTGCGCGGGCAATCTGATCGAATTTGTCGAGGAGGCGGATCTTTAG
- a CDS encoding VOC family protein, translating into MSILGVESAIFGVADLAEHTRFWTDFGLPLEQADEHETIFRLASGSRVTLYRHGDARLPSPDPFPGDGLKETVWGVDSADALDQIATSLATQVPVRRDDDGTVHCLCPDGQPIALRVWAKRPVVSQASPVNTPGHYPRFNQHRIWRRRAIPKTINHVVFFSPDYVGSFEFYERHMGFRYVDHSKGTGIFSRADGTFEHHAIFWVNCDLPIAPDHFKFMHIAFGMDDIDEVMLGANIMEAKGWKNQTMNSSGGISRHRISSAIYYYCDMPGKAGEAEYHADTDYLDDNWVPRAWDFRFGSLLWSNNAPPIFRGDNIPWDMAFDADRASFEPFRKTGPGKLPVTGRLADITQADEHAI; encoded by the coding sequence ATGAGCATTTTGGGCGTTGAGAGCGCGATTTTCGGGGTTGCCGATCTGGCGGAACATACGCGGTTCTGGACCGATTTCGGCCTGCCGCTGGAGCAAGCGGACGAGCATGAAACCATCTTTCGCCTTGCCTCCGGTTCGCGCGTCACTCTCTACCGCCATGGCGACGCGCGCCTGCCCTCGCCCGATCCTTTCCCCGGCGATGGGCTGAAGGAAACCGTATGGGGCGTGGACAGCGCCGACGCGCTAGACCAGATTGCCACCAGCCTCGCTACCCAAGTCCCCGTCCGCCGCGACGATGACGGCACTGTCCACTGCCTTTGCCCCGATGGCCAGCCCATCGCCCTGCGCGTCTGGGCCAAACGCCCGGTGGTCAGTCAAGCCAGCCCGGTCAACACGCCGGGCCACTATCCCCGCTTCAACCAGCACCGCATCTGGCGGCGCAGGGCGATCCCCAAGACGATCAACCATGTCGTCTTCTTCTCGCCCGACTATGTCGGCAGCTTCGAATTTTACGAACGACATATGGGCTTTCGCTATGTCGATCATAGCAAGGGGACGGGCATCTTTTCCCGCGCCGACGGCACGTTCGAACATCATGCGATCTTCTGGGTCAATTGCGACCTGCCGATCGCGCCGGACCATTTCAAATTCATGCACATCGCCTTTGGCATGGACGATATCGACGAAGTCATGCTCGGCGCGAATATCATGGAGGCAAAGGGCTGGAAGAACCAGACGATGAACAGCTCCGGCGGCATCTCGCGCCATCGCATCTCATCGGCCATCTATTATTATTGCGATATGCCCGGCAAAGCGGGCGAGGCGGAATATCATGCCGACACCGATTATCTGGACGACAATTGGGTGCCGCGCGCCTGGGACTTCCGCTTTGGTTCGCTGCTCTGGTCCAACAACGCCCCCCCCATTTTCCGGGGCGACAATATCCCCTGGGACATGGCTTTCGACGCCGACCGCGCCAGCTTCGAACCGTTCCGCAAGACCGGCCCCGGCAAGCTGCCCGTGACGGGCAGACTGGCGGATATTACGCAAGCGGACGAACATGCAATATGA
- a CDS encoding phytoene desaturase family protein — MSNYDIVVMGAGHNGLTAAAYMAKAGKKVLVLERKPHFGGGVSTRELIAPGYWHDEHSNVHIMIQGNPMIREDELGLIGKFGLDYIYPELPHVSIWDDGTVMRSWKDLDRTCQEISQYSPRDADAYRRFVRISQSVLPMFMGGLYAPPFPMGAFVAMMDQSEEGRFLLDVMQRSALDVVNQYFESDRLKIHIVRLVTENLQMPDELGTGMGALLMPGIIHTYGVSMPKGGSGELSKALVRAIEHMGGEVRCNAEVKRVIVSSGKATGLELTDGETIMAKDGVIGAIHPHVLRKFVSETPEPVLQRAERVTPSTFSINLLHMALKEKAKLRWAEAEGGVMTELLQTHTMRDMLLDYDHLRRGVVPPRRLIAGGDNTSNDPSRAPAGGGIFYGVTFAPYDLHEGGPAAWDRMKEEIAEESLRQYRLFYSNLDEDNIIGSLVRSPLDHERDSPASFVKGDIHGCAPFMYQTVGHRPTPDLGHFRVPGIDSLYLVGPFMHPGGGVFGAGRATAIQMMDDMGIDYDKVCAGAVQ, encoded by the coding sequence ATGAGCAATTACGACATCGTCGTCATGGGTGCGGGCCATAATGGCCTGACCGCCGCCGCCTATATGGCCAAGGCGGGCAAGAAGGTGCTGGTCCTCGAACGCAAACCCCATTTCGGCGGCGGCGTGTCGACCCGCGAACTCATCGCGCCGGGTTACTGGCATGACGAACATAGCAACGTCCATATTATGATCCAGGGCAACCCGATGATCCGCGAGGACGAGTTGGGCCTGATCGGCAAATTCGGCCTCGACTATATCTATCCCGAATTGCCCCATGTCAGCATCTGGGACGATGGCACCGTCATGCGGTCTTGGAAGGATCTCGACCGCACCTGTCAGGAAATCTCCCAATATAGCCCGCGCGATGCCGACGCCTATCGCCGCTTCGTTCGCATCAGCCAGAGCGTGCTGCCGATGTTCATGGGCGGCCTTTACGCGCCGCCCTTCCCGATGGGTGCTTTCGTCGCGATGATGGACCAGTCGGAGGAGGGGCGCTTCCTGCTCGACGTGATGCAGCGGTCCGCGCTCGATGTGGTGAACCAATATTTCGAAAGCGACCGGCTGAAAATCCATATCGTCCGCCTCGTCACCGAAAATCTCCAGATGCCCGACGAACTGGGGACGGGCATGGGCGCTCTGCTGATGCCTGGCATCATTCATACCTATGGCGTGTCGATGCCCAAAGGCGGATCGGGCGAACTGAGCAAGGCGCTGGTCCGCGCGATCGAACATATGGGCGGCGAAGTGCGCTGCAATGCGGAGGTGAAGCGAGTCATCGTCTCGTCGGGCAAGGCGACGGGCTTGGAACTGACCGACGGCGAAACCATCATGGCGAAGGATGGCGTCATCGGCGCGATCCATCCCCATGTGCTGCGCAAATTCGTCAGCGAAACCCCCGAACCCGTACTGCAACGCGCGGAACGGGTCACGCCCTCCACCTTCTCGATCAACCTGTTGCACATGGCCTTGAAAGAAAAGGCGAAATTGCGCTGGGCCGAAGCCGAGGGCGGGGTGATGACCGAATTGCTCCAGACCCATACGATGCGCGACATGCTGCTGGACTACGACCATTTGCGCCGGGGCGTGGTGCCACCCCGTCGCCTGATCGCGGGCGGCGATAACACGTCAAACGACCCCAGCCGCGCGCCAGCCGGTGGTGGCATATTCTACGGCGTCACCTTCGCCCCCTATGATCTGCACGAAGGCGGCCCGGCGGCATGGGACCGGATGAAGGAAGAAATCGCGGAAGAAAGCCTGCGCCAATATCGCCTTTTCTACTCCAATCTGGACGAGGATAATATCATTGGATCGCTGGTCCGCTCGCCCCTCGATCATGAACGCGACAGCCCGGCCAGTTTCGTCAAGGGCGACATTCATGGCTGCGCGCCCTTCATGTATCAGACTGTCGGCCACCGCCCGACGCCTGATCTGGGCCATTTCCGTGTGCCGGGGATCGACAGCCTCTATCTCGTCGGCCCCTTCATGCATCCGGGCGGCGGCGTCTTCGGCGCAGGCCGCGCCACCGCGATCCAGATGATGGACGATATGGGCATTGATTATGACAAGGTCTGCGCAGGAGCCGTGCAATGA